GGATATAGTTATATTTCATAGTAATTCTTCAGACTGATCATCTCGTCATAAACATTACAagtaaattatcatttttagagaaaTGATAAAAGCACAATATGATAAAATTCATTGATACCTGTCAGCAGAAGCACAAATGACTCTCCAGGTTGTATGAGCAGACGAATCGTTTCAGCAACTTTCTCCAAGCACTCTTGGCTCTactatcaaataattaattacgtCAAGAAAATCATTAGTTATGTCACTATGTTTTAAGGTGGAAGTATTGTATACTGTCAGTCTCATAGCCTCACACTTAATGTTTTTTCTATCTCCACAGCCAATCCCTTCCCCCAAAGGAACAAAAATTTCATTACAAACTGAATAACAAAGGCTCACCAATTACACTCACTCCTATTCCTAGATTTTGGAACCATTTGGATGAACTTCTTAGAAGAGATTATTCGGGGATTACGATACTGGTTCAAGACTGAACTTTTTTTATCTGTGGTCAAGCTATTCACCCAAACGAATCTTTAGGCAGTAATCtaaatttttctctttatattaaGATGGAATGAGAAAAGATTTGTCATGTCTTGAATAACACTAGATTTTATTATAATCTTGCATTGTGGGTTCCTCTTCTGGTAAAACAAGTACAGATACAAAAGTCTGTTACGGAAAAATTAAGCAGACTGGTGATTCATTGCCAGAAGCTGTGAATACACAAAACAGGCTTTAAATTAGTTCACAGTGAGATATAGAAACCTATGTATCCATGAAACATGCAATTCAACTCATTGAAAAGAGACGTTAAGTTATGCACCACACAGCACAGCCTTTGGTTTGTCCAACACGGCATAATTTTCtagaaagacaaataaaaaattagccGCATATTGATTTCCAATTGCAATCAAACGTACAGGGGAGAGAGGAATATCTGCTTCTAGATGTTATTGCTTTTAATAAAGGTATATAAGAGATGAAGGAATCCAAGTTAAGAGATGTAAGCAAtagttttgtaataaataaatcttaGAAGACTAGGAatgttttaacttaattatgcTACACAGTTCAAACTCTTGACAACTTGCACACTAAAGttacaaaaatcatttttcacaaGAAAAAGACTTGATGATCAGTTTATCCTCAGCCAATCGAAccatttatagttttctgtgaAGTACAAAACAATTGACAGAAATGGAAGCAAAAGGTACAGAAGACGCCAATTTACAAGGTAATAGGTCAGCAATTAATTCTCACCAAGTAAGGAGGATCTGCAACTACAACTTTGCAGGAATGTTTCAATTCTGATGGTATTTCATNAGGAAGATTGTAGTCATAAAATGTGTAATCACTTCCATATTGCTNAAAACGTTTGTCGTACTCAAGAAGTTGCACAGTAGCATTAGGATTCATTTGCTGAAgattgaagaaaggaaagagagaatGTTAGAGCAAAAGCAAATCCAATGGAGTTGAATTTTCATACAATATCTTTAACATTGTCAACTACttaaaaactagaaaacaatctaaatatgatttttaaaagtattattaaaaaaaattgtcatgcATGAATTTGACAAATGTATGATAGTATGaacaagtaaaatatatatatatatatatatatatatatatatatatatatatatatatataattgctGAAAATGAGGCCTACTACATCTCTTTACCTTTCTCAAATGAGCTTAATTTTCATAGAATGTTAGTGTAAAGATTTGTACTCTGTCAACAAATTAGAAAACATCAAGTGaattacttattaaataattatcataaaagttcacaaatttatgataaatagcTATACATGATTCAATGCATTCTAAATAAACTACTTTCACCTATAAGGAtttgaaattgtaaacattTTCTGCACTGACTTTGTATTACAAATTAAGCCAAGACCACAACAAACTTCATACAATTTTTTGGGTAATCATATTATTGTTTCAAAATATCCAGACTTGGCACATGAGTAATCTTCTCGAAAAAATCTCACTGACTATCTCCAGAAGAGTCTTCCTTCCTTCAGTCATATTTTTTNTTTTCACACAACAATCAAACTCGATCATGATATCAAGCTTAAAGAATCTAAGTTAATTTCAACTGGAACCAACTAAACTTGATCTGAGCAAATTTCATACATAATCCAAGTAAGACGATGCTCNATAACTTTTCAACCATCANGAAAATTTCATACCAAAATCGTGAACAGTAATCCCAACCACTCTCactcaaacaaaaagataaatacatttactaattaaaagaaaaataaaaatcaaattacaataGCAGAGGAGCAGCAACAAACCTTGAGATANACATAGAGAGTAGGGCAAGCAATGCAGGCAACGCGAGTGTGGACGCCACTGCAGAGAGTGAGAACTTCCTCGGCCACGGTTTTCGCTGTTTCTGGAGTGTACCAGAACTGGCTCAAATTCCAATTCTCGGATACGAGAGAAACCTCGGACCCTCCTCCGGCATCGGAGTGATGCTGCTGCTCGGCGAGGAATTCTTTGAGAGCGGCGAGAGTGTGGGAGCTGAGAGAGGGTTCTTCATCATCGGAGGGCGCCGAAGACTCAGTGATTCCGGTCACCGAGTTAGGGTTCAGTTGGAGTTGGTCCGCCATTGCTCTAAGCTGGTGTGGGAGGAAGAGTTGGCGAAGAGGTTGGTATGGATTCGAATACAAGGTAATATATTCCGGGTTCGGGTTTCAAATCATCGGATCCAAACCGAACCAATATGAACCTAAGGTATGGTAGCGAATGTAATTGGATTTAAGCCAAACTAgccgagttttttttttaacttcatgaagatatttattaattattgttacatttgaatataaaatttcttcgtaaaattatatttgaaagttaaaattgtataaatattaaaatataatgtctAAATAGATTAACTTTGGTATATATTgtcgaaaaaaaaaacctgtacttgttgtaattaaaattatagtccatatatatatatatatatatatatatatataagtgtaaTATTGCTatacttaaaattattatctatGGCACGTGAAAACACATTTATTAACATTTAGGATATAATTTGGAATtcttgaacaaatattttgatgATTATGTAATACTCTCTATGTCTCCTCACCTTATACAATCCCACTACAAAGTTTCTAATACATGAAAACGAGCGTgtaaaaaacacaacaaattacatattaattatcTTGTTTTGTATCTacatatcaatatataaataaaagtcttTCTTATTGTGAAAATATATGACCATGTATTTCAACTTCAATTACGGTTAATCTTACTTTTGAGTAGCTTGTTTTATATTCGGCATCATTAAATTTAATCCCTGGCAAAGAGCACAGTAAATCGTACACCATCATTCATAATAGTTACAATTgcattttatctttaaaatgcAGTTCTTAAATAGGACAACGActttagaattatattttacGCCGCCTTTACCGTGACGCATTTAACAGTCTTTGATGTTAACAAAAAATAGAACACGGGAAACGGAGATCATTCCCATTGaaatcatcaaatatttcaaaaaccaTGCTAGTACTAATATGAATTTAAGTCCAAGAATCAAAATCCTTCATTTAAATTCTTCCTTAAAAGgaactaaaaataaactaaagcCATAGAGAGTATTACACAATAATCGAAACTGTGATAAATGAAGTACAAAGATCGAATCAAAATCTCCGGTGCAGTACAAGCTTCGAACTGCTTAACGATTAGCCTTGGCAACtctttcaatttcatcttttttcttgATGGCATAACTGAAATAAAGAAGCACCTTTAAGTAACAGGGATTATAAGTAAATACGATAATGCAGTCTTCACTTAATCACTGAAAAATTATACCTGTTAGATGAACCTTTTGCGGCATTAATAAGTTCATCAGCCAAACATTCAGCAATTGTCTTGATGTTTCTAAAAGCAGCTTCCCGTGCACCTGTTGTTAGAAGATAGATGGCCTGATTAACACGTCGAAGGGGTGAGATATCCACGGCTTGTCTCCTCACCACTCCAGCAGATCCAATTCTTGTGGCATCTTCACGGGGACCACTGATAAAACAATAGCAAATAAATAACTACCAATACAATCAACATAATATTTAATCCTTTACAGTACCAAGAACCGAAGATTAttccattaaaacaaaatattgcaCATTAAGAGGCTACTTAAAAtgcaattcaaaaattaattagtcGCATGAGAACATAAATATCTagcacaacaaattaaataacaagTCAGTCCTCTGAGGTGATGACGTACACTTCTTTATAAAGTGAAATCAACCATAAATATCGACATAGGAGAATGATCAGATAGAGCTAATACAATAGCGCCATCATCCTGGCAATCAAACCAATAGGGAAATAAATAATCGTCATGTCATTCTCCACATGTTCCATCATTGACTTTTCAACCCTAAAAATTCAACTCAAGCAAAAACGACGATTACCATTTTCCTGATTTAGCAAATAACTAAATCATCCTCGTATAGATGAAATGCCCTAAAACAATATAGGAGAATGATCAGATAGAGCTAATACTTTTGCCATCATCCTGGCAATCAAACCAATAGGGAAACAATTAATCGTCATGTCATTCTCCATGTGCTACATCATTGATCTATCATTCCTAAAAATGCAACTAAACGAAAATTGAATTTCCTGTCTCTAGAAGTTGTAAAGCGACCatgaaaaacaagtaaaataattaaatcaccCATGAAGACACTATGACAAGTACTATTAACAAGGGATAGTTTCACTCTTAAATACtatataaatctaaaatatagtttaatgACAACCGAAATGCACACAATTAATAAGTTTATTCTAATTTAAGGAGAATGATCAGATAGAGCTAATACAAAAGTGCCATCATACAGGCAATCAAAccaatagggaaataaatgatCATCGTGTCATTCTCCAACTCACAACAATGATCCCTAAAATTAGGTATAGCCCTAATCAACTTTGGTTTAGTATAAGGAGCAACTGTACCActtcaaagaaaaaaaccaatGTTTACATGCTCTGACATTAACATATACTTAATATCTCTATTACCAAGCCAAAATATATTATCACGCAGAGATAGCAATAAGTAACAAATGTAATGATGAGAATGGTCAGATAGAGCTAATACAAAACGCCATCATTGAGGCAATCAAACCAATAGGGAATTCATAATCATCATTCCATTCTCCAAATCCATATACTGTAGccaaaacacattaaaaaatttaaaagacacTGACTTCCCCCGATATAttaaacttcaaattttaaGTTCAAAAATTCTTTCTTAAATTCCTAAAAACAAGTTTACAATAGgcgaacatatatatatatatatatatatatatatatatatatatatatatatatatatatatatatatatatatatatatatatatatataNatatatatatatatatatatatatatatatatatatatattaatgtgttTCCAGTTTCATCGCATACTTTAAATACAACAAGTGGTCTGTATAACCAGCGACCATTAAAACCCAATAgaacaaaaaaacaacacaaaatcaGTTTTCAATGCTAGAACATACCTATTGATGACGGCATCAACAATGACCTGAATTGGATTCTGGTCAGTGAGCAAGTGAATGATTTCCATGGCATGCTTAATAATCCGAACAGCCAAGAGCTTCTTTCCGTTGTTTCTTCCATGCATCATAAGAGAGTTGGTAAGCCTCTCCACAATGGGGCACTGCGCTTTCCTAAACCGCTTCACCGAGTACCTACCGGATGTGTGAGGAACATACGTAGCATGCTTCGACGACACCACTCCGATATAATCAGCCAGCGAAATATCGTTAACCTAATAACACAAAATTCCGTAccttttaatcaatttaatgtCAGGGTATTATCACTAaccaaattagaaaaaaaattctcaaaataaataaaccataTTGATACacatttcaataaatttcatgaaaaatcgtgtaattttagaatataacaAGATTAATAGGTAGGTTATAGCAAAAGATAAGAACCTGAATGTCTTCGAAGCTCCAGCGGTTGAACAGTTTGACATCTAGTTGGGTGGGATCTGCAACGACGCCAGCTTCGGTGACGACGTCCGCCATGGCtgcagaagaaaatgaaaagaaggaGTTAGCGAAGAGAAGAATGAGAGGAAGTGAAGCAAAAAGAAATGTGAGAGAACGAACTCGTTTGTATTGGGGAGCACAGAGGGTGCAGAGAGTGGAGTCGCGGAAGAAGCTGCAAGTCCAATTGCAAAGACACAAACCCTAGGTTTATCGAATTGACAtttgggtatttatagtgatcGAAAACCCTAACTTGAACAGTTAGGCCCGGCCCATTGAGGTTTGGGTATTTCTATTCGGCTGTGGATTTGGGCCTTGGTGGTTTGAGAAGGGGCAGCTTCTTTCTGCACCCTATTGTTTTTTTCCTCCACTCTATTACTTCCGAAATATTTTCTGGAATACAATAAATAGTTCCGAATTTTTTTCTCCGGAAGCTAATCAACACCTCTTTTTATAGAAAGCATTTTCTGGAAGCAATTTGAACAGGTGGAAGTGGAAATTTGATCAGGTGCAGAAAGTAATTTCCTTTAggatgtgtttgtttttgttttcttaatatgGAGAAATGAGGTGAAAACACAGTATAATGTTACCGAAAAGTGTACTGATATTCTTCATCAACttcagaaaattgattttttttttcttttctccttggCCATACAACAGAATCAAaacatttatttgttgttttgatAAGAttgtataaaacaaaaatttggttaagttaatcaaaacatttattttttattttgaaaacaaattcaTTTTGGTGAGAAAGGGTTCATCAATCTTGGGAAAGATAAATAGTCTTGGTAGTTTTGAAAAGTTTGATTTGTACAGAGAACTTGTCTTTTAAAAACATGCAATCCAAAGGAAAGAGAAAACGTTTTTGTTTAGTCCATATGCATTTCTTAGACATATTATAGAACTTGGTATACCTACCTTCTCTGTTATTTACAATCCATCAATACATTATATCTGCACATTGAAAGATATTATAACACAAACCTTCTTTGTTatcatacaaattttaaaagcatTAAACTTGtcatataatattgttttttagttCCAACACCTTTTCACAT
This genomic interval from Vigna radiata var. radiata cultivar VC1973A chromosome 8, Vradiata_ver6, whole genome shotgun sequence contains the following:
- the LOC106769903 gene encoding EEF1A lysine methyltransferase 1, encoding MADQLQLNPNSVTGITESSAPSDDEEPSLSSHTLAALKEFLAEQQHHSDAGGGSEVSLVSENWNLSQFWYTPETAKTVAEEVLTLCSGVHTRVACIACPTLYVYLKQMNPNATVQLLEYDKRFXQYGSDYTFYDYNLPXEIPSELKHSCKVVVADPPYLSQECLEKVAETIRLLIQPGESFVLLLTGEVQKERAAEILGLYPCGFRPQHSSKLGNEFRLFSNYDPETRLGGWEK
- the LOC106769851 gene encoding 40S ribosomal protein S5; translation: MADVVTEAGVVADPTQLDVKLFNRWSFEDIQVNDISLADYIGVVSSKHATYVPHTSGRYSVKRFRKAQCPIVERLTNSLMMHGRNNGKKLLAVRIIKHAMEIIHLLTDQNPIQVIVDAVINSGPREDATRIGSAGVVRRQAVDISPLRRVNQAIYLLTTGAREAAFRNIKTIAECLADELINAAKGSSNSYAIKKKDEIERVAKANR